From the genome of Amycolatopsis sp. NBC_01488, one region includes:
- a CDS encoding MFS transporter small subunit produces MSEQPREANRTPLIVLAWAWVLLPFAYGVYELFLKLVQLFG; encoded by the coding sequence ATGAGCGAGCAACCGCGGGAAGCGAACCGGACGCCGCTGATCGTGCTGGCCTGGGCGTGGGTCCTGCTGCCCTTCGCCTACGGCGTGTACGAGCTGTTCCTGAAGCTGGTGCAGCTCTTCGGGTAG
- a CDS encoding LCP family protein — protein MHLLGKIAVAGLAFAVLCGTAYGYSDLRALDDVTRDSVIDADGGTAPGEQPADGSLDILLVGRDSRTDDQGKPLSADVLRELRAGANGDDLTDTLIVLRIPNGTKEVKAFSIPRDSYVSLPGGKEKINAAFGRAKAAEARRLREAGETDKAKIDHAGLTAARRGTRQAVEDLTGIKIDHFAEVNLLSFYEISKAVGGVDVCLKQATKDENSGADFPAGEQRIAGADALAFVRQRDNLRGGDFDRVRRQQVFLASLARQVLSAGTLADPGKLSDLIGAVKRSVVLDDSWNLLDFVSQMRGVSGGGIQFETIPVVNRDYRYDPKNPRATAVQVDPAAVKSFAAGLIGAAAPKPQPAAPVTVDVVNASPKDGLALRVSGFLGEHGFAKVTTGNTAGRRTSLVSFGPDLAQRGAEVAKLLGGLATQESATVPAGHIEVALGSVYSGPGAAGGGGAAGSGDEPITSGGVVCVN, from the coding sequence GTGCACCTACTGGGGAAGATCGCCGTCGCCGGGCTCGCCTTCGCGGTCCTGTGCGGTACCGCGTACGGCTACTCGGACCTGCGCGCCCTCGACGACGTCACGCGCGACAGCGTCATCGACGCCGACGGCGGCACGGCGCCCGGGGAGCAGCCCGCCGACGGCTCGCTCGACATCCTGCTCGTCGGCCGCGACTCGCGCACCGACGACCAGGGGAAACCGCTTTCCGCGGACGTCCTGCGCGAGCTGCGGGCCGGCGCCAACGGCGACGACCTCACCGACACCCTCATCGTGCTGCGGATCCCGAACGGCACGAAGGAAGTGAAAGCGTTTTCCATCCCGCGCGACAGCTACGTGTCGCTGCCGGGCGGGAAGGAGAAGATCAACGCTGCGTTCGGGCGCGCGAAGGCCGCCGAAGCGCGGCGGCTGCGCGAGGCGGGCGAGACCGACAAGGCGAAGATCGACCATGCCGGCCTGACCGCCGCGCGGCGGGGGACGCGGCAGGCGGTCGAGGACCTCACCGGCATCAAGATCGACCACTTCGCCGAGGTCAACCTGCTGAGCTTCTACGAGATCAGCAAAGCCGTCGGCGGCGTCGACGTGTGCCTCAAGCAAGCGACCAAGGACGAGAACTCCGGCGCGGACTTCCCGGCCGGCGAGCAGCGGATCGCGGGTGCGGACGCGCTGGCCTTCGTCCGGCAGCGGGACAACCTCCGGGGCGGCGACTTCGACCGCGTCCGGCGCCAGCAGGTGTTCCTCGCCTCGCTGGCCCGGCAGGTGCTGTCGGCCGGGACGCTGGCCGATCCGGGGAAGCTGTCCGACCTCATCGGCGCCGTCAAGCGGTCGGTCGTGCTCGACGACTCGTGGAACCTGCTGGACTTCGTCTCGCAGATGCGCGGCGTGAGTGGCGGCGGCATCCAGTTCGAGACGATCCCGGTCGTCAACCGCGACTACCGGTACGACCCGAAGAACCCGCGCGCCACCGCTGTCCAGGTCGACCCGGCCGCGGTGAAGTCCTTCGCCGCGGGTCTGATCGGGGCCGCCGCGCCGAAGCCGCAGCCCGCCGCCCCGGTCACCGTCGACGTCGTCAACGCGAGCCCGAAGGACGGTCTCGCGCTGCGGGTGTCCGGGTTCCTGGGGGAGCACGGGTTCGCCAAGGTGACGACCGGCAACACCGCCGGCCGCCGGACGTCGCTGGTCAGCTTCGGGCCCGACCTCGCGCAGCGCGGCGCGGAGGTCGCGAAGCTGCTGGGCGGGCTGGCGACGCAGGAGTCGGCGACGGTGCCGGCGGGCCACATCGAGGTCGCCCTCGGCTCGGTGTACTCGGGCCCCGGCGCAGCCGGCGGCGGGGGTGCCGCGGGCAGTGGCGACGAGCCGATCACCTCCGGCGGGGTCGTCTGCGTGAATTGA
- a CDS encoding FdhF/YdeP family oxidoreductase — MTREAPAQDVDETRLEVGKPKGWAAGIPGVAVSLARSVEQMGAGRTVKALRLLNQREGFDCPGCAWPEPREVDGEKRKLAEFCENGAKAVAEEATKRRVDREFFAKHPIDDLKTKTDYWLGQQGRVTEPFVLRDGATHYEPISWADAFELVAGELKALTDPNEAIFYTSGRTSNEAAFLYQLLVRSFGTNNLPDCSNMCHESSGAALSATTGVGKGSVSLADIHQADLIVVVGQNPGTNHPRMLSALEEAKGNGAQIIAVNPLPEAGLMRFKNPQNVRGVVGKGTPLADEFAQIRLGGDLALFQAVGHLLLTWDEEAPGAIVDRDFVERVTEGFDDYAKHLREIDWPEVERATGLPREQIERVARMIASSERTIYCWAMGLTQHKHAVPTISEIANLALMRGMIGKPGAGLCPVRGHSNVQGDRTMGIWEKMPQSFMDSLAAEFGIDVPREHGFDTVDAIRAMRDGRGRVFFAVGGNFASATPDTDATGKALASCSLTVHVSTKLNRSHVVHGRTALILPTLGRTERDVQASGEQFVTVEDSMSQVHTSRGRLKPASEHLLSEVAIVCRLAETLFGAGHAVPWRTFETDYDLVRDRISRVVPGCQDYNRRVREPDGFVLPHAPRDSREFTGTANGKGNFTVSELEYPAVPEGRLLLQTMRSHDQYNTTIYGLSDRYRGIENARRVVLVNPADIAALGLTDGSMVDLVSEWRDGDRRAPSFRVVAYQTARGCAAAYFPEANALVPLDSVAEKSNTPVSKAIVVRLEPLP; from the coding sequence ATGACCCGTGAAGCGCCGGCGCAGGACGTGGACGAGACCCGCCTCGAGGTGGGCAAGCCGAAGGGCTGGGCGGCCGGGATACCCGGGGTCGCCGTGTCGCTCGCGCGCAGCGTCGAGCAGATGGGCGCGGGCCGGACGGTCAAGGCGCTGCGGCTGCTGAACCAGCGCGAAGGCTTCGACTGCCCGGGCTGCGCGTGGCCGGAACCCCGCGAGGTCGACGGCGAGAAGCGCAAGCTGGCCGAGTTCTGCGAGAACGGTGCCAAGGCCGTCGCCGAGGAAGCCACGAAACGCCGGGTGGACCGCGAGTTCTTCGCGAAGCACCCGATCGACGACCTGAAGACCAAGACCGACTACTGGCTCGGCCAGCAGGGCCGCGTCACCGAGCCGTTCGTCCTGCGCGACGGCGCGACGCACTACGAACCGATCTCCTGGGCCGACGCGTTCGAGCTGGTCGCCGGTGAGCTGAAGGCGCTGACCGACCCGAACGAGGCGATCTTCTACACCTCGGGCCGCACCAGCAACGAAGCCGCGTTCCTCTACCAGCTGCTGGTGCGTTCGTTCGGCACCAACAACCTGCCGGACTGCTCGAACATGTGCCACGAGTCCTCGGGTGCGGCGCTGTCGGCCACCACCGGCGTCGGCAAGGGCTCGGTGAGCCTCGCCGACATCCACCAAGCCGACCTGATCGTCGTCGTCGGGCAGAACCCGGGCACCAACCACCCGCGGATGCTCTCGGCGCTCGAGGAGGCCAAGGGCAACGGCGCGCAGATCATCGCCGTGAACCCGTTGCCCGAAGCCGGGTTGATGCGGTTCAAGAACCCGCAGAACGTCCGCGGTGTGGTCGGCAAGGGCACGCCGCTGGCCGACGAATTCGCCCAGATCCGCCTCGGCGGCGACCTCGCGCTGTTCCAGGCCGTCGGGCACTTGCTGCTGACCTGGGACGAGGAGGCGCCGGGCGCGATCGTCGACCGCGACTTCGTCGAGCGGGTCACCGAGGGCTTCGACGACTACGCCAAGCACCTGCGGGAGATCGACTGGCCCGAGGTCGAGCGCGCCACCGGGCTGCCGCGCGAGCAGATCGAGCGCGTCGCACGGATGATCGCGTCGTCGGAGCGCACGATCTACTGCTGGGCCATGGGGCTCACCCAGCACAAGCACGCCGTGCCGACGATCTCGGAGATCGCGAACCTGGCGCTGATGCGCGGGATGATCGGCAAGCCGGGCGCGGGCCTGTGCCCGGTGCGCGGGCACTCGAACGTCCAGGGCGACCGGACCATGGGCATCTGGGAGAAGATGCCGCAGTCCTTCATGGACTCCCTCGCCGCCGAGTTCGGCATCGACGTCCCGCGTGAGCACGGCTTCGACACCGTCGACGCGATCCGCGCGATGCGGGACGGCCGCGGCAGGGTCTTCTTCGCCGTGGGCGGCAACTTCGCGTCGGCGACGCCGGACACGGACGCAACCGGGAAGGCGCTCGCGTCGTGCTCGCTGACGGTGCACGTCTCGACGAAGCTGAACCGGTCGCACGTCGTGCACGGCCGCACCGCCCTGATCCTGCCGACGCTCGGCCGCACCGAACGCGACGTCCAGGCGAGCGGCGAGCAGTTCGTCACGGTCGAGGACTCGATGTCCCAGGTGCACACCTCACGCGGCCGGCTCAAGCCGGCGAGCGAGCACCTGCTGTCGGAGGTCGCCATCGTCTGCCGGCTGGCCGAAACCCTGTTCGGCGCCGGGCACGCCGTGCCGTGGCGGACCTTCGAGACCGACTACGACCTGGTCCGCGACCGCATCTCCCGGGTCGTGCCGGGTTGCCAGGACTACAACCGCCGCGTCCGCGAGCCGGACGGGTTCGTGCTGCCGCACGCGCCGCGCGACTCCCGCGAGTTCACCGGCACCGCGAACGGCAAAGGCAACTTCACGGTCTCGGAGCTGGAGTACCCGGCCGTGCCCGAGGGCAGGCTGCTGCTGCAGACCATGCGCAGCCACGACCAGTACAACACCACGATCTACGGGCTTTCCGACCGCTACCGCGGCATCGAGAACGCCCGCCGGGTGGTGCTGGTCAACCCCGCCGACATCGCGGCGCTCGGCCTGACCGACGGGTCGATGGTCGACCTGGTCTCGGAGTGGCGGGACGGCGACCGCCGCGCGCCGTCGTTCCGGGTGGTGGCCTACCAGACGGCCCGCGGCTGCGCGGCGGCGTACTTCCCGGAGGCCAACGCGCTGGTGCCGCTGGACTCGGTGGCGGAGAAGTCGAACACGCCGGTGTCGAAGGCGATCGTGGTGCGGCTCGAGCCGCTGCCCTGA
- a CDS encoding MFS transporter — MAGAVLNPINSTLIAVALVPIGRSFGAGPGQTAWLISALYLATAVGQPVVGLLVDRYGARRVLLGGATLVIIAGIAGMIPLSVGWLTGVRVVLGLGTCAGFPAAMAVLRHHAEATGQGVPARVLSVLSMSAQTVMVIGPTLGGVLIGLFGWPAIFAVNIPLAGLSLVLALLWVPKDDRGARTAKRIDVLGIALFSATLLALLFFVMDPGSEAWLLAVVAALGTAFTLVELRRGDPFLDLRMLAANRAILRTYLRQALSFMAIYAIMFGYVQWLETTRQLSEEAAGLMLLPMSGTAVCAAAFSGRASGIRARLVTVAVALVGGSALLLLVHDGTWAGALLALAALFGLAQGLTSVANQTTLYREAPAEQMGTASGLFRTAQYLGAIVASTLIALCYGPHADSAGLHRLAVALIVVSVLLLVVTVADRGLRAAEA, encoded by the coding sequence GTGGCCGGCGCGGTGCTCAACCCGATCAACTCCACCCTCATCGCCGTCGCGCTCGTGCCGATCGGCCGGAGCTTCGGCGCCGGGCCCGGCCAGACGGCCTGGCTGATCTCGGCGCTCTACCTGGCCACCGCGGTCGGGCAGCCGGTGGTCGGCCTGCTGGTCGACCGCTACGGCGCCCGCCGCGTGCTGCTCGGCGGCGCGACGCTGGTGATCATCGCCGGGATCGCGGGCATGATCCCGCTCTCCGTCGGCTGGCTGACCGGCGTGCGGGTCGTGCTCGGCCTCGGCACGTGCGCCGGGTTCCCGGCCGCGATGGCCGTGCTGCGCCACCACGCCGAGGCGACCGGGCAGGGCGTGCCCGCCCGCGTGCTCTCGGTGCTGTCGATGTCCGCGCAGACGGTCATGGTGATCGGCCCGACGCTCGGCGGCGTGCTGATCGGCCTCTTCGGCTGGCCCGCGATCTTCGCCGTGAACATCCCGCTCGCCGGCCTGTCGCTGGTGCTGGCGCTGCTGTGGGTGCCGAAGGACGACCGCGGCGCACGCACCGCGAAGCGGATCGACGTCCTGGGCATCGCGCTGTTCTCCGCAACCCTGCTCGCGCTGCTGTTCTTCGTGATGGACCCGGGTTCCGAGGCCTGGCTGCTCGCCGTGGTCGCAGCGCTCGGCACCGCGTTCACGCTCGTCGAGCTGCGGCGCGGCGACCCGTTCCTCGACCTGCGGATGCTCGCGGCAAACCGCGCGATCCTGCGGACCTACCTGCGGCAGGCCCTGAGCTTCATGGCCATCTACGCGATCATGTTCGGGTACGTCCAGTGGCTGGAGACGACGCGGCAGCTGTCCGAGGAGGCGGCCGGGCTGATGCTGCTGCCGATGTCGGGCACGGCGGTCTGCGCCGCGGCGTTCTCCGGGCGCGCGTCCGGCATCCGGGCGCGGCTGGTGACGGTCGCGGTGGCTCTCGTCGGCGGCTCGGCGTTGCTGCTGCTGGTCCACGACGGCACGTGGGCCGGCGCGCTGCTCGCGCTGGCCGCGCTGTTCGGCCTGGCCCAGGGCCTGACGAGCGTCGCGAACCAGACGACGTTGTACCGCGAGGCCCCGGCCGAGCAGATGGGCACGGCGAGCGGCCTGTTCCGCACGGCCCAGTACCTCGGCGCGATCGTGGCGTCGACGCTCATCGCGCTCTGCTACGGACCGCACGCCGACTCGGCGGGGCTGCACCGGCTGGCGGTCGCGCTGATCGTGGTCAGCGTTCTCCTGCTCGTCGTCACCGTCGCCGACCGGGGACTGCGCGCCGCCGAAGCCTGA
- a CDS encoding MarR family winged helix-turn-helix transcriptional regulator yields MGEVPAHVAESAGWIRAVVGQLHRRLRQVDNAGILTPSQSAVLNRLYREGPATQGELAAAEHVRQQSMAATLGVLDELGYLARTPDPADRRRVVISLSESGTDTVRGVFQNRDEWLAQALLDELSPAELDAVTRVLPLLQRVAQH; encoded by the coding sequence ATGGGCGAAGTACCCGCACACGTCGCCGAGAGCGCCGGCTGGATCCGCGCGGTCGTCGGGCAGCTGCACCGCCGGCTGCGCCAGGTCGACAACGCCGGCATCCTGACGCCGTCGCAGTCCGCCGTGCTGAACCGGCTCTACCGCGAAGGTCCCGCCACCCAGGGCGAGCTGGCCGCGGCCGAGCACGTCCGGCAGCAGTCGATGGCCGCCACGCTCGGCGTCCTCGACGAGCTCGGCTACCTCGCCCGCACCCCCGACCCGGCCGACCGGCGCCGCGTGGTCATCAGCCTGTCCGAATCCGGCACCGACACCGTGCGCGGTGTTTTCCAAAACCGCGACGAGTGGCTGGCCCAGGCCCTGCTGGACGAGCTGTCCCCGGCCGAGCTCGACGCCGTCACCCGCGTGCTGCCGCTGCTGCAGCGCGTGGCCCAGCACTAG
- a CDS encoding valine--tRNA ligase, giving the protein MTENAPQQTTDLPGAWDPAAEEAPMYDRWVAAGYFTADASSGKPPFSIVLPPPNVTGSLHMGHALNHTLMDAMSRRRRMQGYEVLWLPGMDHAGIATQNVVERQLAGEGLSRHDLGREKFVERVWEWKAEYGGKILGQMKRLGDGVDWSRERFTMDENLSKAVQTVFKNFFDEGLIYRAERIINWCPRCQTALSDIEVDHNDDDGELVSIRYGDGDDAIVVATTRAETMLGDTAVAVHPDDERYAHLVGTEVELPLTGRRIPIVADKHVDPEFGTGAVKVTPAHDPNDFEIGRRHDLPMLTIMNERAEITVSGPFEGLDRFEARPAVVAALRELGRIVAEKRPYVHAVGHCSRCDTVVEPRLSLQWWVKVEELAKLAGDAVRDGRTKIHPPELGKRYFDWVDNMHDWTISRQLWWGHRIPVYYGPDGEVVCVGPDEQPPSGEGWTQDPDVLDTWFSSGLWPMSTLGWPAASDDLAKFYPTSVLSTGYDILFFWVVRMMMFGVHQMKGSQPFDHVYLHGLIRDAQGKKMSKSRGNVIDPLEWMDAYGADATRFTLARGANPGADMALADEWAAGSRNFCTKLWNATKFAMMNGASVASDLPAAADLTEADRWILGRLGALVSEVDGLFEDFQFAKVAGALYQFTWNELCDWYLELAKVQLYQGDSARVAATRSVLGHVLDTVLRLLHPFIPFITEKLWTALTGGSSVVVASWPVPFEGYADAVADTRIADVQKLVTEIRRFRADQGLKPGQKVAARLTGYAGGHEEAVRSLVRLTAPTPEFAASAALEVALADAVVTVELDLSGTVDVAAERKRLEKDLAAARKELTQTEAKLGNEAFIAKAPAPVIDKIKTRKQTAASDIDRITARLAALPAS; this is encoded by the coding sequence GTGACCGAGAACGCTCCGCAGCAGACCACCGACCTTCCGGGTGCCTGGGACCCGGCCGCCGAGGAAGCCCCGATGTACGACCGCTGGGTAGCGGCCGGGTACTTCACGGCCGACGCCTCGTCGGGGAAGCCGCCGTTCTCGATCGTACTGCCGCCCCCGAACGTCACCGGCAGCCTGCACATGGGGCACGCCCTCAACCACACCCTGATGGACGCGATGAGCCGCCGCCGTCGCATGCAGGGCTACGAGGTGCTGTGGCTGCCGGGCATGGACCACGCGGGCATCGCGACGCAGAACGTCGTCGAGCGCCAGCTGGCCGGCGAGGGCCTTTCCCGCCACGACCTGGGGCGCGAGAAGTTCGTCGAGCGCGTTTGGGAGTGGAAGGCCGAGTACGGCGGCAAGATCCTCGGCCAGATGAAGCGCCTCGGCGACGGCGTCGACTGGTCGCGCGAGCGCTTCACCATGGACGAGAACCTGTCCAAGGCCGTCCAGACGGTGTTCAAGAACTTCTTCGACGAGGGCTTGATCTACCGCGCCGAGCGGATCATCAACTGGTGCCCGCGCTGCCAGACCGCGCTCTCGGACATCGAGGTCGACCACAACGACGACGACGGCGAGCTCGTCTCGATCCGCTACGGCGACGGTGACGACGCGATCGTCGTGGCGACCACCCGCGCCGAGACGATGCTGGGCGACACCGCGGTCGCCGTCCACCCGGACGACGAGCGGTACGCGCACCTGGTCGGCACCGAGGTCGAGCTGCCGCTGACCGGCCGCCGCATCCCGATCGTGGCCGACAAGCACGTCGACCCCGAGTTCGGGACCGGCGCGGTCAAGGTGACCCCGGCGCACGACCCGAACGACTTCGAGATCGGCCGTCGCCACGACCTGCCGATGCTGACGATCATGAACGAGCGCGCGGAGATCACGGTTTCGGGCCCGTTCGAGGGGCTCGACCGGTTCGAGGCGCGGCCCGCGGTGGTCGCGGCGCTGCGGGAGCTGGGCCGGATCGTCGCCGAGAAGCGCCCGTACGTGCACGCGGTCGGCCACTGCTCCCGCTGCGACACGGTCGTCGAGCCGCGGCTGTCGCTGCAGTGGTGGGTCAAGGTCGAGGAGCTGGCCAAGCTGGCCGGCGACGCGGTCCGCGACGGCCGGACGAAGATCCACCCGCCGGAGCTGGGCAAGCGGTACTTCGACTGGGTCGACAACATGCACGACTGGACGATCTCGCGCCAGCTGTGGTGGGGCCACCGGATCCCGGTGTACTACGGCCCGGACGGTGAAGTCGTGTGCGTCGGCCCGGACGAGCAGCCGCCGTCCGGCGAGGGCTGGACGCAGGACCCGGACGTGCTGGACACGTGGTTCTCGTCGGGCCTGTGGCCGATGTCGACGCTGGGCTGGCCTGCCGCTTCGGACGACCTGGCCAAGTTCTATCCGACCAGCGTCCTGTCGACCGGCTACGACATCCTGTTCTTCTGGGTCGTCCGGATGATGATGTTCGGCGTGCACCAGATGAAGGGGTCGCAGCCGTTCGACCACGTGTACCTGCACGGGCTGATCCGCGACGCTCAGGGCAAGAAGATGTCGAAGTCGCGCGGCAACGTGATCGACCCGCTGGAGTGGATGGACGCGTACGGCGCGGACGCCACCCGCTTCACCCTGGCCCGCGGCGCGAACCCGGGTGCGGACATGGCGCTGGCCGACGAGTGGGCGGCGGGCTCCCGCAACTTCTGCACGAAGCTGTGGAACGCGACGAAGTTCGCGATGATGAACGGCGCTTCGGTCGCTTCCGATCTTCCCGCTGCCGCCGACCTGACCGAGGCCGACCGCTGGATCCTCGGCCGTCTCGGCGCGTTGGTGTCCGAAGTGGACGGTCTGTTCGAGGACTTCCAGTTCGCGAAGGTGGCGGGCGCGCTCTACCAGTTCACGTGGAACGAGCTGTGCGACTGGTACCTGGAGCTGGCGAAGGTCCAGCTGTACCAAGGGGATTCCGCGCGCGTCGCGGCGACCCGTTCGGTGCTGGGGCACGTGCTCGACACGGTGTTGCGGCTGCTGCACCCGTTCATCCCGTTCATCACGGAGAAGCTCTGGACGGCGCTGACCGGCGGTTCCTCGGTGGTGGTCGCTTCCTGGCCGGTTCCTTTCGAGGGGTACGCGGACGCGGTGGCCGACACCCGGATCGCGGACGTCCAGAAGCTGGTGACGGAGATCCGCCGCTTCCGCGCGGACCAGGGCCTGAAGCCGGGCCAGAAGGTGGCGGCCCGCCTGACGGGCTATGCGGGCGGCCACGAGGAGGCGGTCCGTTCCCTGGTCCGCCTGACGGCCCCGACGCCGGAGTTCGCGGCGAGCGCGGCACTGGAAGTGGCCCTGGCGGACGCGGTGGTCACGGTCGAGCTGGACCTGTCGGGCACGGTCGACGTGGCCGCCGAGCGCAAGCGCCTGGAGAAGGACCTGGCGGCGGCGCGGAAGGAGCTGACCCAGACCGAGGCGAAGCTGGGCAACGAGGCGTTCATCGCCAAGGCCCCGGCCCCGGTGATCGACAAGATCAAGACCCGCAAGCAAACGGCGGCCTCGGACATCGACCGCATCACGGCTCGGTTGGCGGCGCTCCCGGCTTCCTGA
- a CDS encoding LysR family transcriptional regulator, which yields MGWSVELRQLRYFVTVAEELHFGRAAARLTIVQPAVSQQVRRLERELGVPLFARTTRSVSLTEAGQRFLPHARAVLAAADRAADSVSEFRPSGPLVRLGTSEGLGDRLDVLLGAFARLSPSASLELVHAPTAHRLQRVRDGSLSATIVRGSWPSPGLDFTPLWTDEVLVALPASHPLASSAEVSFASLASLPVRLSPPSRNQPLHDLVVSCCREAGFEPVLGKEFTTAQDTLGTLGFGRPHWTVFYRAHANLLPIPGVVFRPLVDPSPRMPTYLATPSDRRLTPELVALIEAARTIEAD from the coding sequence ATGGGGTGGTCCGTGGAGCTTCGCCAGCTGAGGTACTTCGTGACGGTCGCCGAGGAGCTGCACTTCGGCCGGGCGGCGGCGCGGCTGACCATCGTCCAGCCGGCGGTGAGCCAGCAGGTCCGGCGGCTGGAGCGGGAGCTGGGCGTCCCGCTGTTCGCGCGGACGACGCGAAGCGTGTCGCTGACGGAGGCCGGGCAGCGGTTCCTGCCGCACGCGCGAGCGGTCCTGGCGGCGGCCGACCGGGCGGCGGATTCGGTTTCCGAGTTCCGACCGTCCGGGCCCCTGGTCCGGCTGGGCACGAGCGAAGGCCTGGGCGACCGGCTGGACGTCCTGCTGGGCGCGTTCGCGCGGCTTTCCCCTTCGGCTTCCTTGGAGCTGGTCCACGCGCCCACCGCACACCGGCTTCAGCGGGTCCGCGACGGTTCGCTTTCCGCGACCATCGTGCGCGGCTCGTGGCCGTCACCCGGCCTCGACTTCACTCCCTTGTGGACGGACGAGGTGCTGGTGGCGTTGCCCGCGTCGCATCCCCTGGCTTCGTCCGCGGAGGTTTCCTTCGCCTCGCTGGCGTCGCTCCCGGTGCGGCTGAGCCCGCCGTCGCGGAACCAGCCGCTGCACGACCTGGTCGTGTCGTGCTGCCGCGAGGCGGGGTTCGAGCCGGTGCTGGGCAAGGAGTTCACGACGGCGCAGGACACGTTGGGCACGCTCGGCTTCGGCCGTCCGCATTGGACGGTGTTCTACCGGGCGCACGCGAACCTGCTGCCGATCCCGGGCGTGGTGTTCCGGCCGTTGGTGGACCCGTCACCGCGGATGCCGACGTACCTGGCGACGCCGTCGGACCGGCGGCTGACGCCGGAACTGGTGGCCCTGATCGAAGCAGCGCGGACGATCGAAGCCGACTGA
- a CDS encoding alpha/beta fold hydrolase produces MPYLDVNDTRLHYEDAGDGPALLFLHGWGTSGRVWQSCLPDLVRDHRVITLDWRGCGRSDHPAEGNTIAAITADVAAVIEKLGAKPTVVGSSIGGIFATELALARPELVTRVVAVDSPGYWPSAGIREKVYDLRERLVDDRTGTFAGWVPNWFGPAAAPGLADWTIRQLLDSGVYIDELFTECTTYDPRPRLADLTVPITYLHGELDAEIPLEVPRSCAAATPGARVHVLAGCGHVPHQENPRAFTAALRSIA; encoded by the coding sequence ATGCCTTACTTGGACGTCAACGACACCCGGCTCCACTACGAAGACGCCGGCGACGGCCCGGCCCTGCTGTTCCTGCACGGCTGGGGAACCAGCGGCCGCGTCTGGCAAAGCTGCCTGCCCGATCTCGTGCGCGACCACCGGGTGATCACCCTCGACTGGCGCGGCTGCGGCCGCTCGGACCACCCCGCCGAGGGAAACACCATCGCCGCCATCACCGCCGACGTCGCCGCGGTGATCGAAAAGCTCGGTGCGAAGCCGACTGTCGTCGGTTCGAGTATCGGCGGGATCTTCGCGACGGAGCTGGCGCTGGCCCGGCCGGAACTCGTCACGCGCGTCGTCGCCGTCGACAGCCCGGGGTACTGGCCGAGCGCCGGTATCCGGGAAAAGGTCTACGACCTGCGGGAACGGCTCGTCGACGATCGCACCGGCACGTTCGCGGGCTGGGTGCCGAACTGGTTCGGCCCGGCCGCCGCGCCCGGGCTGGCCGACTGGACGATCCGGCAGCTGCTCGACTCCGGCGTCTACATCGACGAGCTGTTCACCGAGTGCACCACCTACGACCCGCGACCCCGGCTGGCGGACCTCACCGTCCCGATCACCTACCTGCACGGCGAACTCGACGCCGAGATCCCGCTCGAAGTCCCGCGCAGCTGCGCCGCCGCCACGCCCGGCGCCCGCGTGCACGTCCTCGCCGGCTGCGGCCACGTGCCGCACCAGGAAAACCCGCGCGCCTTCACCGCCGCCCTCCGCTCGATCGCCTGA
- a CDS encoding alpha/beta fold hydrolase has translation MPEVTVDDTVVHYDRTGDGPALLLLHGTAASREQWGPLTARAGRFTVLAPDFPGSGRTTDHGGPITVEDLAVQAEAVLDHAGVDAAHVVGHSLGGVVAAQLAGTRPHRVRSAVLHAAWPATDTRQDAEFRYWLDLLATGTFARMLPLMAFGPRYWEQATAESNEQLVKTLETMIEPGTDRQIATDRTVDLRPVLPKITAPVLVLGSAHDRLITAEQQRELVAAIPDARAATIDAGHGAPAELPAEFARLVLDFVAAHA, from the coding sequence ATGCCCGAAGTGACCGTCGACGACACCGTCGTCCACTACGACCGGACCGGGGACGGCCCCGCGCTGCTCCTGCTGCACGGCACCGCGGCCTCCCGCGAGCAGTGGGGACCGCTGACGGCGAGGGCGGGCCGCTTCACCGTCCTGGCCCCGGACTTCCCCGGCTCGGGCCGGACGACCGACCACGGCGGCCCGATCACCGTCGAGGACCTCGCCGTCCAAGCCGAAGCCGTCCTCGACCACGCGGGAGTCGACGCGGCCCACGTCGTCGGCCACTCGCTGGGCGGCGTGGTGGCGGCCCAGCTGGCCGGCACCCGTCCGCACCGCGTCCGCTCGGCCGTCCTGCACGCGGCGTGGCCGGCCACCGACACGAGGCAGGACGCCGAGTTCCGCTACTGGCTGGACCTGCTCGCGACCGGCACCTTCGCCCGCATGCTCCCGTTGATGGCCTTCGGCCCGCGCTACTGGGAGCAGGCCACCGCCGAGAGCAACGAACAGCTCGTCAAGACACTCGAGACGATGATCGAGCCCGGGACGGACCGGCAGATCGCGACGGACCGGACCGTCGACCTGCGGCCGGTCCTGCCGAAGATCACCGCGCCCGTCCTCGTGCTCGGCAGCGCGCACGACCGGCTCATCACGGCCGAGCAGCAGCGCGAGCTGGTCGCCGCGATCCCGGACGCGCGGGCCGCCACGATCGACGCCGGGCACGGCGCTCCGGCCGAGCTGCCCGCCGAGTTCGCCCGGCTGGTGCTGGACTTCGTCGCGGCACACGCCTGA